Proteins from a single region of Punica granatum isolate Tunisia-2019 chromosome 8, ASM765513v2, whole genome shotgun sequence:
- the LOC116188177 gene encoding protein APEM9 isoform X1: protein MALEVGTTETTQPQKEEAKIDSSSASEMVEITPIEAEASIWEDIERCESYLVCSMYEDAASSASSVLKRLRRRSSDGGADGEFHEMVVSAGMVLVQSLKELGRTSDILNQLRTLFGCVAAMPVEVFLTGVCFQISEGSTGVGEILEEFLGNWNYVDAGYYTPVDKEENSNCKHFVLTLDKYLEVAEIYVLTVLGRILNDGDLATSWVEKAALPEEKRQELLRKLHSLYSVKATNSELSSSENMLDENEALLKEEILPKGFLNSIDARSIPIGESDKKKAILKLYGKTETGFWWFRTIGLKIGNTRMVISNGKILLGCLILLACFVLRRKGANLKRSILAGKFCVWMDINDRPGQGWYPPFYFFFHPICWQWVSQAGSTSLRFIKKQAVSIKNALLDFWKLAFSYQVNPLAAVQPLAAPGAAIPAGR, encoded by the exons ATGGCCTTGGAAGTTGGGACGACCGAGACGACTCAACCGCAGAAGGAAGAAGCTAAAATTGACAGTTCTTCCGCGTCGGAAATGGTGGAGATTACCCCGATTGAAGCTGAAGCTTCAATTTGGGAAGACATAGAGCGATGTGAAAG CTACCTGGTGTGCTCTATGTACGAGGACGCGGCTTCCTCGGCTTCCTCCGTCCTCAAGCGCCTTCGCCGCCGCAGCAGTGATGGAGGAGCGGATGGCGAATTTCACGAAATGGTGGTATCAGCGGGCATGGTGCTTGTGCAGTCGTTGAAAGAATTGGGCAg GACATCCGATATCCTAAACCAGCTTCGAACACTGTTCGGTTGCGTTGCAGCTATGCCTGTTGAAGTCTTTCTTACTGG GGTATGTTTCCAGATATCTGAAGGTTCAACTGGTGTCGGAGAAATACTTGAGGAATTCCTTGGCAACTGGAACTATGTGGATGCAGGGTACTATACTCCTGTTGACAAGGAAGAAAACAGTAATTGCAAGCATTTTGTATTGACACTCGACAAGTATTTAGAAGTTGCTGAGATATATGTTCTCACTGTACTTGGGAGAATTTTGAATGACGGTGACCTTGCCACCTCTTGGGTTGAAAAGGCTGCATTGCCTGAGGAGAAAAGACAG GAGCTTCTGAGGAAATTGCATTCCCTATACTCTGTCAAGGCCACCAACTCAGAGTTGAGTTCCTCAGAAAACATGCTAGATGAGAATGAAGCTCTGTTGAAAGAAGAAATCTTGCCCAAAGGATTTCTAAATTCCATTGATGCGAGATCTATCCCGATCGGAGAAAGTGATAAGAAGAAAGCAATCCTAAAATTATATGGAAAGACAGAGACTGGTTTCTGGTGGTTTCGGACCATAGGTTTGAAGATTGGTAATACTCGGATGGTTATATCAAATGGGAAGATTTTGCTTGGATGCTTGATCCTGCTCGCCTGTTTTGTTTTACGAAGGAAAGGGGCTAATTTAAAGAG gTCCATCCTAGCGGGTAAGTTTTGTGTTTGGATGGACATTAATGACCGTCCTGGCCAAGGTTGGTACCCACCCTTCTACTTTTTCTTCCATCCCATTTGCTGGCAATGGGTCAGTCAGGCTGGATCGACAAGCCTTAG GTTTATCAAGAAACAAGCCGTGTCAATAAAGAACGCACTGCTAGATTTTTGGAAGCTGGCATTTTCGTACCAAGTGAACCCGTTAGCTGCCGTGCAGCCTCTTGCAGCCCCAGGGGCTGCAATACCTGCTGGCCGATGA
- the LOC116188177 gene encoding protein APEM9 isoform X2, which translates to MALEVGTTETTQPQKEEAKIDSSSASEMVEITPIEAEASIWEDIERCESYLVCSMYEDAASSASSVLKRLRRRSSDGGADGEFHEMVVSAGMVLVQSLKELGRTSDILNQLRTLFGCVAAMPVEVFLTGVCFQISEGSTGVGEILEEFLGNWNYVDAGYYTPVDKEENSNCKHFVLTLDKYLEVAEIYVLTVLGRILNDGDLATSWVEKAALPEEKRQELLRKLHSLYSVKATNSELSSSENMLDENEALLKEEILPKGFLNSIDARSIPIGESDKKKAILKLYGKTETGFWWFRTIGLKIGNTRMVISNGKILLGCLILLACFVLRRKGANLKRFIKKQAVSIKNALLDFWKLAFSYQVNPLAAVQPLAAPGAAIPAGR; encoded by the exons ATGGCCTTGGAAGTTGGGACGACCGAGACGACTCAACCGCAGAAGGAAGAAGCTAAAATTGACAGTTCTTCCGCGTCGGAAATGGTGGAGATTACCCCGATTGAAGCTGAAGCTTCAATTTGGGAAGACATAGAGCGATGTGAAAG CTACCTGGTGTGCTCTATGTACGAGGACGCGGCTTCCTCGGCTTCCTCCGTCCTCAAGCGCCTTCGCCGCCGCAGCAGTGATGGAGGAGCGGATGGCGAATTTCACGAAATGGTGGTATCAGCGGGCATGGTGCTTGTGCAGTCGTTGAAAGAATTGGGCAg GACATCCGATATCCTAAACCAGCTTCGAACACTGTTCGGTTGCGTTGCAGCTATGCCTGTTGAAGTCTTTCTTACTGG GGTATGTTTCCAGATATCTGAAGGTTCAACTGGTGTCGGAGAAATACTTGAGGAATTCCTTGGCAACTGGAACTATGTGGATGCAGGGTACTATACTCCTGTTGACAAGGAAGAAAACAGTAATTGCAAGCATTTTGTATTGACACTCGACAAGTATTTAGAAGTTGCTGAGATATATGTTCTCACTGTACTTGGGAGAATTTTGAATGACGGTGACCTTGCCACCTCTTGGGTTGAAAAGGCTGCATTGCCTGAGGAGAAAAGACAG GAGCTTCTGAGGAAATTGCATTCCCTATACTCTGTCAAGGCCACCAACTCAGAGTTGAGTTCCTCAGAAAACATGCTAGATGAGAATGAAGCTCTGTTGAAAGAAGAAATCTTGCCCAAAGGATTTCTAAATTCCATTGATGCGAGATCTATCCCGATCGGAGAAAGTGATAAGAAGAAAGCAATCCTAAAATTATATGGAAAGACAGAGACTGGTTTCTGGTGGTTTCGGACCATAGGTTTGAAGATTGGTAATACTCGGATGGTTATATCAAATGGGAAGATTTTGCTTGGATGCTTGATCCTGCTCGCCTGTTTTGTTTTACGAAGGAAAGGGGCTAATTTAAAGAG GTTTATCAAGAAACAAGCCGTGTCAATAAAGAACGCACTGCTAGATTTTTGGAAGCTGGCATTTTCGTACCAAGTGAACCCGTTAGCTGCCGTGCAGCCTCTTGCAGCCCCAGGGGCTGCAATACCTGCTGGCCGATGA
- the LOC116188176 gene encoding uncharacterized protein LOC116188176, translating into MLIFPCAALVRGLLRPSVVSVRHLSRWTGSSPVVHRRRFSLSFVAMEEKQDVEEEEEASGDKKVYAHYNHTLPSKYPRWTARESFQFMEDRPWQEVRDFYSNLVDGQSSLPTLFRNEHPVHDDIELPEASGQIGPENALKEDRTGRWARKTFKIVLSYHGPSFDGWQKQPDLNTVQGLIERSLGRFVDERKAKLLKEKHLPLEGCAIVAGRTDKGVTALRQVCSFYTWREDFKPQDIEDCINSAAPGKLRAVSVSEVSREFHPNFTAKWRRYFYIFPLNDGEDEEEEVCGIKVDSGTLHEDHISDRNGFDDHIVREVSKDLILCDGDDELGGGNKPRKFDVARVNIFLRLLEGKVLSYKMFARDTKASRNIGPPTECFMYHARARVAHLRCSGVEKERKVMCVELVANRFLRKMVRVLVATAIREAAAGAEEEVLIKLMDSTCRRATAPPAPPDGLCLVDVGYSDFDPTNCLIVD; encoded by the exons ATGTTGATTTTCCCCTGTGCGGCTCTGGTCCGAGGTTTACTTCGACCCTCGGTTGTTTCGGTCAGGCACCTCTCTCGTTGGACGGGGAGCTCGCCTGTCGTCCACCGCAGGAGGTTCTCACTGTCGTTCGTGGCAATGGAGGAGAAACAGGATgtagaggaggaggaggaggcgaGCGGCGACAAGAAGGTCTACGCTCACTACAATCACACCCTTCCATCCAAATACCCTCGGTGGACAGCAAG GGAAAGTTTTCAGTTCATGGAAGATAGGCCGTGGCAAGAAGTTCGGGATTTTTACTCCAATCTAGTAGACGGGCAATCATCCCTGCCCACATTGTTCAGAAATGAG CACCCTGTTCATGATGATATCGAACTTCCAGAGGCTTCTGGCCAAATTGGACCGGAGAATGCTTTGAAAGAAGACAGGACAGGAAGGTGGGCGAGGAAAACATTTAAGATTGTGCTATCCTATCATGGGCCTTCCTTTGATGGGTGGCAAAAGCAGCCCGACTTAAACACCGTTCAAGG TTTGATCGAAAGGTCTCTTGGGAGGTTTGTCGATGAGAGGAAGGCTAAGCTGCTCAAGGAGAAGCATTTACCGCTAGAGGGCTGTGCGATTGTTGCTGGACGCACTGATAAAGGAGTGACTGCTTTGCGGCAAGTCTGTTCTTTCT ATACATGGAGAGAGGATTTTAAACCTCAAGACATTGAAGATTGCATTAATAGTGCAGCACCAGGAAAGCTCAGGGCTGTGTCAGTCTCTGAG GTATCACGTGAATTTCATCCTAACTTTACTGCTAAATGGAGGCGATACTTTTACATCTTTCCTTTGAATGATGGAGAggatgaggaagaggaagtCTGTGGAATCAAGGTGGATAGTGGGACTCTTCATGAAGATCACATTAGTGACAGAAATGGATTTGATGATCATATCGTCCGGGAAGTTTCCAAGGACTTAATATTATGTGATGGGGATGATGAGCTTGGAGGAGGAAACAAACCGAGAAAGTTCGACGTTGCTCGGGTTAATATATTTCTGCGGCTGCTTGAAGGAAAAGTTTTGTCCTACAAAATGTTTGCACGTGATACGAAGGCTTCAAGAAACAT AGGCCCTCCAACTGAATGCTTCATGTACCATGCCCGAGCTCGAGTAGCCCATTTAAGATGCTCG GGtgttgaaaaagaaaggaaagttATGTGTGTTGAGCTGGTGGCAAATCGCTTTTTACGCAAG ATGGTACGAGTTCTTGTGGCGACTGCGATAAGGGAAGCTGCAGCAGGGGCAGAAGAGGAAGTTTTGATAAAGCTCATGGACTCAACTTGCAGACGCGCCACTGCTCCACCAGCTCCCCCAGATGGCCTTTGTCTTGTTGATGTTGGATATTCAGATTTCGATCCCACAAACTGCCTCATTGTAGATTAG
- the LOC116187387 gene encoding pollen receptor-like kinase 1: MAPFTFHHHPSWSCFSSYNHRCSLFLMIAALVVAYSASPASSNANTDSAVLLKFKSSIKDPSGVLSSWNASRPTCTKEDFSFWTGVLCYQGSVWGLQLENMDLSGTIDVDSLVSLKSLRTLSFKNNSFEGPIPTINRLGALKALYLSDNLFSGEIPNGAFDGMLSLKKLHLAHNQFTGKIPGSLVLLPRLLELRMEDNQFTGQIPDFQQKKLLVVNLSGNSLEGPIPARLSKLDPSSFSGNKALCSAPLAPCPSPSPPPSATPPPSRSSGMREPPSYIAIIVIAIVLGVALLIVLVVLIYCARRRRNSNNSLEAPTPSNLQRKASLKGESNSRMGSPEHSGSSKKGESTKLSFVRDDRERFDLQDLLKASAEILGSGCFGSSYKAALTSGTMMVVKRFRQMNNVGKEEFQEHMRRLGRLTHPNLLPLVAYYYRKEEKLLVSDFVSRGSLAVHLHSNHARGQPALDWPTRLKIVKGVARGLSYLYAELPTLITPHGHLKSSNVLLNDCYEPLLNDYGLVPVINQESSEELMVAYKSPEYLQHARITKKTDVWSLGMLILEILTGKFPANFLQKGHASDEDEDLVKWVKTVEGSNEVFDKEMKASPNSEGEMTKLLKIGLACCEAEVEKRMELKDVVEKIEEVKEKETEDDFYSSYASEADVRSSRGLSDEIRF, encoded by the exons ATGGCTCCCTTCACCTTCCACCACCACCCCTCCTGGTCCTGCTTTTCCTCCTACAATCATCGATGCAGCCTCTTCCTGATGATTGCCGCCCTTGTGGTGGCCTACTCCGCCTCCCCTGCCTCCTCCAATGCTAACACGGACTCGGCTGTCCTCCTCAAGTTCAAGTCCTCCATCAAGGACCCCTCCGGCGTCCTCTCCAGCTGGAACGCCTCCCGTCCCACCTGCACCAAGGAAGACTTCTCCTTCTGGACCGGCGTCCTCTGCTACCAAGGCTCCGTGTGGGGCCTCCAGCTCGAGAACATGGACCTCAGCGGAACCATCGATGTGGACTCCCTCGTGAGCCTCAAGTCGCTCCGCACCCTCAGCTTCAAGAACAACAGCTTTGAGGGCCCCATCCCCACCATCAACCGGCTCGGCGCCCTCAAGGCCCTCTACCTCTCCGACAACTTGTTCTCGGGTGAGATCCCCAATGGTGCCTTCGACGGGATGCTGTCCCTGAAGAAGCTCCACCTGGCTCACAACCAGTTCACCGGCAAGATCCCTGGGTCATTGGTTCTGCTGCCAAGGCTGCTCGAGTTGAGGATGGAAGATAATCAGTTCACCGGCCAGATCCCGGACTTCCAACAGAAGAAGTTGTTGGTTGTTAACCTGTCCGGAAACTCCTTGGAGGGCCCCATCCCTGCCAGACTATCTAAGCTGGATCCGAGCTCCTTCTCAG GCAACAAAGCGTTGTGCAGTGCACCATTGGCTCCATGTCCAAGTCCTAGTCCACCCCCATCTGCGACCCCTCCACCGTCTAGGTCTTCTGGTATGAGAGAGCCACCGAGTTACATTGCCATCATCGTCATCGCGATTGTGTTGGGAGTGGCTCTGCTAATTGTCCTTGTTGTCCTTATCTACTGCGCCCGGAGACGGAGGAACTCGAATAACTCGCTGGAGGCCCCAACCCCATCAAACCTCCAAAGGAAGGCGAGCTTGAAGGGTGAAAGCAACTCGAGGATGGGTTCCCCAGAACACTCGGGGAGCAGCAAAAAGGGTGAAAGCACAAAGCTGTCCTTCGTGAGGGACGACAGGGAGAGGTTTGACCTTCAGGACTTACTCAAGGCCTCAGCCGAGATCCTAGGGAGTGGGTGCTTCGGGTCGTCCTACAAGGCGGCTCTCACATCAGGCACCATGATGGTTGTTAAGCGGTTCAGGCAGATGAACAACGTCGGGAAGGAGGAGTTCCAGGAGCACATGAGGAGGCTTGGCAGGCTCACTCACCCGAACTTGCTACCCCTCGTAGCTTACTACTACCGGAAGGAAGAGAAGCTCTTGGTTTCCGACTTCGTGTCCCGAGGCAGCTTGGCCGTTCATCTTCACA GCAACCATGCTCGAGGCCAACCGGCTCTAGATTGGCCGACCCGGCTAAAAATTGTCAAAGGAGTCGCAAGGGGTCTCTCATACCTCTACGCGGAACTCCCGACCCTCATCACTCCTCACGGCCATCTCAAGTCCTCGAACGTGCTTCTTAATGACTGCTATGAGCCTCTCCTGAATGACTATGGCCTCGTTCCCGTTATCAACCAGGAGAGCTCCGAGGAGCTGATGGTGGCCTATAAGTCTCCTGAGTACCTCCAGCACGCTCGGATCACGAAGAAGACTGATGTCTGGAGCCTTGGGATGCTAATCCTCGAGATCTTGACGGGAAAATTCCCTGCGAATTTCCTCCAGAAGGGCCACGCAAGCGATGAGGACGAGGACCTGGTGAAGTGGGTCAAAACAGTCGAGGGGTCGAACGAAGTGTTTGACAAAGAAATGAAGGCGTCGCCAAACAGTGAAGGTGAGATGACGAAGCTTCTGAAGATCGGGTTGGCATGTTGCGAGGCCGAAGTGGAGAAGAGGATGGAGCTCAAGGACGTCGTGGAGAAGATTGAGGAGGTGAAGGAGAAGGAAACGGAGGATGACTTCTACTCGTCCTATGCCAGTGAAGCAGACGTCAGGTCCTCGAGAGGGCTCTCTGATGAAATCCGTTTCTAA
- the LOC116188716 gene encoding U-box domain-containing protein 35-like, translated as MRNVLREPALSGRRGDGGAVGSIAVGIDRDNASRQALKWVLQNVSSRYQTVKLVHVLQRSALSPSLSHSPRHAMPYNGIEIEWNGVQCEVVLVEDLDIAKGLVDFVSYYAVENLFLGAATKSFSRLFKTVDTPSSVMKSAPDFCNVYVIGKGKVASARTASRPAPTAIAEGARLDGFGQPRRGSLSERPYDEIPTVESLETDQISYVDSARLSTDSNFLSFYETLGSPLQNDSHMRLDFEEFDFDQDLLTGSNQQVDLDLDNELPALIAYNNEQGAQASNIGSPDDDTRRLMMGLQRTMDMYHAACKEAITAKQMVLELGKCKIEAERKLQDAHLAERAAVAMMEKERARCRAALEEAEAARWLADHELQKMLSAETRALKEAEEKRRIMDATGLSDMVIEYRSLFHMIRDCPIWHHVGFEDVVCFCNTNNLER; from the exons atgaggaATGTTCTAAGGGAACCTGCATTAAGTGGAAGGAGAGGGGATGGTGGAGCCGTAGGATCAATTGCAGTGGGCATTGACAGAGACAACGCCAGCAGACAAGCCCTCAAGTGGGTCCTACAGAATGTCAGCTCCAGATATCAGACAGTCAAATTGGTCCATGTTCTTCAAAG GTCTGCCCTCTCTCCATCGCTTTCGCATTCACCGCGTCATGCCATGCCATACAATGGAATAGAAATAGAATGGAACGGA GTTCAATGCGAGGTGGTACTGGTTGAAGATTTGGATATTGCCAAAGGATTAGTCGATTTTGTTTCCTACTATGCAGTCGAGAACTTGTTCCTTGGCGCTGCCACCAAAAGTTTTTCCAG ATTATTCAAGACTGTGGACACCCCAAGCTCCGTGATGAAGTCGGCCCCTGACTTTTGCAATGTATATGTGATTGGGAAAGGAAAGGTTGCGAGCGCACGAACCGCATCCCGTCCTGCACCCACTGCCATAGCTGAGGGGGCGAGGCTCGATGGGTTTGGGCAACCAAG ACGTGGAAGTTTGAGCGAGAGACCGTATGATGAGATCCCCACGGTTGAGAGTCTTGAGACCGATCAGATCTCATATGTGGATTCTGCAAGGCTAAGCACGGACAGCAACTTCCTCTCTTTCTACGAAACTCTCGGGTCGCCGCTACAAAATGACTCTCACATGCGCTTGGACTTCGAGGAATTTGACTTCGATCAGGACCTACTTACAGGATCGAACCAGCAAGTTGATCTCGACCTAGACAACGAGTTGCCTGCATTGATTGCATACAACAACGAACAGGGGGCACAAGCATCAAACATC GGTTCGCCTGATGATGATACGAGAAGGCTAATGATGGGGCTCCAACGAACAATGGATATGTATCATGCAGCCTGCAAAGAAGCTATCACAGCCAAACAGATG GTTCTTGAACTTGGCAAATGCAAAATAGAAGCAGAGAGGAAGTTGCAGGATGCGCACTTGGCAGAGAGAGCTGCTGTGGCGATGATGGAGAAGGAGAGGGCAAGATGCCGGGCAGCGCTCGAGGAGGCAGAGGCCGCTCGGTGGTTAGCAGACCATGAGCTTCAGAAGATGCTTAGCGCGGAGACGAGAGCACTCAAAGAGGCagaggagaagaggaggaTAATGGATGCCACAGGACTCTCCGATATGGTCATCGAGTATAGGAGCTTGTTCCACAT GATCAGAGATTGTCCAATCTGGCATCATGTCGGTTTCGAGGATGTGGTTTGTTTCTGCAACACGAATAACTTGGAGAGGTAA
- the LOC116188717 gene encoding peptidyl-prolyl cis-trans isomerase FKBP16-3, chloroplastic-like: MIELPYGLWELIHNAVFVGRKMRVVITYSSQKTVAANYVAMIPNGQIFDSSLGKGQPYIFRVGSGQVIKELDEGILTMKTGGKRRLYIRGSLAFPKGLTSAPGRPRVAPNSPVVFDVSLEYIPGLELDEE, translated from the exons ATGATAGAGTTGCCTTATGGGCTTTGGGAGCTGATACACAATGCTGTCTTTGTGGGGAGGAAGATGAGAGTCGTGATCACTTATTCTTCTCAAAAGACC GTTGCTGCTAATTATGTCGCAATGATTCCAAATGGACAAATATTTGACAG CTCTCTAGGGAAAGGTCAACCATATATATTCCGCGTCGGCTCTGGCCAA GTTATCAAAGAGCTTGATGAAGGGATCTTGACTATGAAGACCGGAGGAAAGCGCCGACTCTACATCCGAGGATCA TTGGCGTTTCCAAAAGGTCTAACTTCAGCTCCGGGAAGGCCTAGAGTGGCTCCAAACAGCCCTGTTGTCTTCGACGTTAGCTTGGAATACATTCCTGGTCTCGAGCTTGATGAAGAATGA
- the LOC116188718 gene encoding FCS-Like Zinc finger 12-like, whose product MEMLLGKKRKPSLSLSLFTSFQRPLQAPKKSPKPSKSSRPVFFDPDVVGLAIIATMPHQELGPTNPAKKNIFLPPMLSETSKRRTREADPLSESYTCVITHLGNDTVRKRVYYDDQVFEVNDNAATDHGQSIFAIKKIVEELKHEIGIGPQSSAYFLGCCRLCKKQLHGMDIFMYRIGEMEGKERERSGEVSRQSLVEREKEMISVLSYR is encoded by the exons ATGGAGATGCTGCTGGGGAAGAAGAGAAAGCCCTCACTCAGCCTCTCCCTCTTCACATCCTTCCAGAGGCCATTGCAGGCACCCAAGAAATCCCCGAAGCCCTCCAAATCCTCGAGACCAGTCTTCTTTGACCCGGACGTCGTTGGGCTTGCCATAATCGCTACAATGCCTCATCAGGAACTGGGTCCTACTAATCCcgcaaagaaaaatattttcctacCACCTATGCTCTCAGAGACCTCGAAGAGGAGGACTAGGGAAGCGGACCCACTCAGTGAGAGCTATACTTGTGTGATCACTCATCTCGGGAATGACACCGTGAGGAAGAGGGTCTATTATGATGATCAAGTCTTCGAGGTCAATGACAATGCCGCTACCGATCATGGCCAGTCTATTTTTGCCATAAAAAAGATCGTGGAGGAACTGAAGCATGAAATAGGAATAGGGCCACAGTCGTCGGCCTATTTCCTTGGCTGCTGTCGTCTCTGCAAGAAACAGCTTCATGGGATGGACATTTTCATGTAcag GATTGGGGAAatggaaggaaaagaaagggagAGATCAGGGGAAGTTTCCAGACAGAGCCTAGTcgaaagagagaaggagatGATCTCTGTTTTGAGCTATAGGTAG
- the LOC116187026 gene encoding peptidyl-prolyl cis-trans isomerase FKBP16-3, chloroplastic-like: MAASSLSSLLLPSLPLGCKSKTFNAHLHQGNSGIRFQRSTSETGVSRQTENRRTSRLVNRRDAIGLICSVSGLLMGTLGTNGAGLPPEQKPRLCDDTCEKELENVCSSSYVLRLWYMCLESSSLFSHSPVPMVTTESGLQYKDIKVGKGPSPPIGFQVAANYVAMIPNGQIFDSSLEKGQPYIFRVGSGQVVKGLDEGILTMKTGGKRRLYIPGSLAFPKGLTSAPGRPRVAPNSPVVFDVSLEYIPGLELDEE, from the exons ATGGCCGCTTCATCTCTTTCGTCACTGCTGCTTCCTTCACTCCCACTCG GTTGTAAGAGTAAAACGTTTAATGCCCATCTACATCAAGGAAATTCTGGAATCAGGTTTCAGCGCTCAACCTCAGAGACCGGAGTTTCGAGACAGACCGAAAACCGGAGGACCTCTAGGTTGGTTAATCGTCGGGATGCCATTGGTCTGATTTGTAGCGTTTCTGGCCTCTTAATGGGCACGCTGGGTACGAACGGGGCGGGTTTGCCACCGGAGCAGAAGCCGAGGCTGTGCGATGATACCTGCGAGAAAGAGCTTGAAAATGTATG CTCTTCTAGTTATGTCCTTCGCCTGTGGTATATGTGCCTCGAGAGCTCATCATTATTCTCGCATTCTCCT GTACCTATGGTGACCACAGAGTCAGGCTTGCAGTATAAAGATATCAAAGTCGGCAAGGGCCCGAGCCCACCAATTGGGTTCCAG GTTGCTGCTAATTATGTCGCAATGATTCCAAATGGACAAATATTTGACAG CTCTCTAGAGAAAGGTCAACCGTATATATTCCGCGTCGGCTCTGGCCAG GTTGTCAAAGGGCTTGACGAAGGGATCTTGACTATGAAGACCGGAGGAAAGCGCCGACTCTACATCCCAGGATCA TTGGCGTTTCCAAAAGGTCTAACTTCAGCTCCGGGAAGGCCGAGAGTGGCTCCAAACAGCCCTGTTGTCTTCGACGTTAGCTTGGAATACATTCCTGGTCTCGAGCTTGATGAAGAATGA